From the Bacteroidia bacterium genome, one window contains:
- a CDS encoding glycosyltransferase, with amino-acid sequence MSDTQHFMIFGLTSWDSFPQREQGLARELAAQGHEVDVIEMPASMAGKTHGVLQKLFTPLARDRGFLRSETPANLRVHIPPVMPTGFRNTLTPMVDRLLFRRWFSETFRGVDMRSSIGLIMMPLWWGRFLERDVFDPGFLVYDIADALEVQSRSPRTLSRLRDCEHLLSREADLVTFSAQEMQREVDILFPGVASLFLPNAVSREFVEQCAVRNGNPATEKKEIGYVGSTCGKWFDADLLLEVIRSFPDCTVSILGPVDKHLAARCAQHANVRLHGFVPHKQLPEHLLRFDVAIIPFRQNGITRIVNPLKLYEYASAGLPMVATYTDELRNYAPLVTLARDAGSFLQAIADALESDAQDVREKRRSFAMANTWTERVHRLLAVLKRQADN; translated from the coding sequence GTGAGCGACACACAGCATTTCATGATTTTCGGCCTGACCTCGTGGGATTCCTTTCCGCAGCGCGAACAAGGGCTTGCGCGCGAGCTGGCTGCACAGGGCCACGAGGTGGACGTCATCGAAATGCCCGCATCCATGGCGGGAAAAACCCACGGAGTACTTCAGAAGCTGTTCACTCCGCTTGCACGCGACCGCGGTTTTCTGCGAAGCGAAACGCCGGCCAACCTGCGGGTGCACATCCCGCCCGTCATGCCCACCGGCTTCCGGAACACACTGACACCCATGGTGGACCGTTTGCTCTTTCGCCGCTGGTTTTCGGAAACCTTCCGCGGAGTGGATATGCGATCCAGCATTGGCCTGATCATGATGCCTCTGTGGTGGGGACGTTTTCTCGAACGCGATGTGTTCGACCCCGGTTTTCTCGTGTATGACATCGCGGATGCGCTGGAAGTGCAAAGCCGGAGTCCGCGAACGCTCAGCCGACTTCGGGATTGCGAGCATCTGCTCTCCCGCGAAGCGGATCTGGTGACCTTCAGTGCGCAGGAGATGCAGAGAGAGGTTGATATCCTGTTTCCCGGGGTGGCATCCCTCTTCCTTCCGAACGCGGTGTCCAGGGAATTTGTGGAGCAGTGCGCTGTGCGCAACGGCAATCCTGCCACAGAAAAGAAGGAAATCGGGTACGTCGGTTCAACCTGCGGGAAATGGTTCGATGCGGACCTGCTGCTGGAGGTGATACGCTCCTTCCCGGATTGCACCGTATCGATTCTGGGGCCGGTGGACAAGCACCTCGCCGCGCGCTGCGCACAGCATGCGAATGTGCGTTTGCACGGCTTCGTTCCGCACAAGCAGCTTCCCGAGCATCTGCTCCGATTCGATGTCGCCATCATTCCATTCCGGCAGAACGGCATCACACGCATTGTGAATCCCCTGAAGCTCTATGAGTACGCCTCGGCGGGACTACCCATGGTGGCAACATACACCGACGAACTCCGCAATTACGCTCCGCTCGTGACCCTGGCACGCGATGCCGGGAGCTTCCTTCAGGCCATCGCCGATGCATTGGAATCCGACGCGCAGGACGTGCGCGAGAAGCGCCGTTCTTTCGCAATGGCGAACACCTGGACGGAGCGGGTCCATCGCTTGCTCGCGGTGCTGAAACGACAGGCGGACAATTGA
- a CDS encoding glycosyltransferase, with the protein MNIIHFANHFSPRIGGVELSVACTAEAQARRGHRVTVLTETPSSEDPARPYQVKRFSVPIRRPFTRLLYWRWMWQNRAWIGAADVLHFHDYTTFLHWFSPLRLLIRKPRYVITFHGFEGMPIRRRHKVFRSVTARCMHVCLGVGSYLAQYYAHRFDAFYLGAPVRALGVLPRGDAATFAYVGRLAPDTGIVEFLRDLETVVSGRSLHATVRLAGEGSAGETLRARTSAYLRMEFRGMVTDPEAVYTGAGMIVATGFLALFDAFRTGIPVIIPAYNTLKLRYARSIPGIEDMAFVLPDSESAVATLRNLLDGSAEELARARAARASEWIRGRSWDEVAEVLDVWYQSSHTNERETEVQAGRSGVCA; encoded by the coding sequence ATGAACATCATCCATTTCGCCAATCATTTTTCACCGCGCATTGGTGGCGTGGAATTGAGTGTCGCCTGCACCGCCGAAGCCCAGGCGCGGAGAGGCCATCGGGTGACAGTTCTCACCGAAACACCTTCGTCCGAAGATCCGGCACGTCCGTATCAGGTGAAGCGATTTTCCGTTCCCATCCGGCGGCCGTTCACACGCCTGCTGTACTGGCGGTGGATGTGGCAAAACAGAGCATGGATAGGCGCGGCGGACGTTCTGCACTTTCACGACTACACGACGTTTCTCCATTGGTTCTCTCCCCTCAGACTGCTCATACGCAAGCCGCGCTACGTCATCACTTTTCATGGCTTCGAGGGGATGCCGATTCGACGGCGGCACAAGGTGTTTCGCTCCGTCACGGCACGATGCATGCACGTCTGTTTGGGCGTCGGTTCGTATCTCGCGCAGTATTACGCGCATCGCTTCGACGCCTTTTATCTTGGCGCGCCGGTACGCGCCCTGGGTGTGCTGCCGCGAGGTGACGCCGCTACCTTTGCGTATGTTGGCCGCCTTGCACCGGATACCGGCATCGTGGAGTTTCTGCGCGATCTCGAAACGGTCGTCTCGGGCCGCTCTCTGCACGCCACCGTCCGGCTGGCGGGCGAGGGCAGCGCCGGAGAGACACTACGTGCGCGAACATCCGCATACCTTCGCATGGAGTTCCGAGGAATGGTGACCGATCCGGAAGCCGTGTACACGGGTGCGGGCATGATCGTCGCCACGGGTTTCCTCGCACTGTTTGACGCGTTCAGGACAGGTATTCCCGTGATCATTCCTGCATACAACACACTGAAACTTCGCTACGCCCGATCCATACCCGGGATAGAGGACATGGCTTTCGTTCTTCCAGACTCCGAAAGCGCAGTTGCCACGCTTCGGAACCTTCTGGATGGCAGCGCTGAGGAGCTTGCGCGGGCACGTGCGGCGCGGGCCTCGGAGTGGATTCGCGGACGGAGCTGGGACGAGGTCGCGGAAGTATTGGATGTCTGGTATCAGTCTTCACACACGAACGAACGAGAAACAGAAGTGCAAGCAGGGAGAAGCGGCGTATGCGCGTGA
- a CDS encoding oligosaccharide flippase family protein yields the protein MVRRTLERIRDRLPAGARDAGVVFTGDVSSKFLTFLITLSMLAMLTPEEYLLYGLFITVLAAVNQFTDSGLHQSFIRFYALYKNDNPDRAQAYYQLTLRIKIVITLCAAAALYVFAGPLANNVLEAPAIEAPLRIMTIAVIGGGLMEYILSVLQARQEFARFTAIRLAEAALKTGFIYAAILFGAFSLDVVYASYAAAPLLVGFAAVYFVTSMRGTVEYDWRDVGTELFRFAKWLMITSFATMFLMRLDVFMVSPLLSDMPDEAGLYIAATKLCTPLIVLAGSVSTVFFPKAMELRSTADMKRYLLRTLAVSVPVTGVGLLYLVTLSVMIPEWFPAYEPSLPLFAVLFIGYAWTIVGNPVTMLILSINRARAATWIALAQLVVTTVSHYYFITSMGAMGAAVSSVLVWFAAGAVTMWYIWVHRSEIENVAAEGSA from the coding sequence ATGGTGCGGCGTACACTGGAACGAATCCGTGATCGCTTGCCCGCGGGGGCGCGTGATGCGGGTGTGGTGTTCACCGGCGACGTCTCATCCAAATTCCTGACCTTTCTCATTACGCTGTCCATGCTCGCGATGCTCACACCGGAAGAATATCTCCTGTATGGGCTGTTTATCACCGTACTTGCCGCGGTGAACCAGTTCACGGATTCCGGACTGCATCAGAGCTTCATTCGTTTCTACGCCCTGTACAAGAACGACAATCCCGATCGTGCGCAGGCCTACTACCAACTCACGCTGCGAATAAAAATCGTCATTACCCTCTGCGCCGCCGCCGCCCTGTACGTGTTCGCAGGTCCGCTCGCGAACAACGTGCTCGAAGCTCCGGCCATAGAGGCACCTCTTCGTATCATGACCATCGCGGTGATCGGCGGGGGACTGATGGAGTACATACTCTCTGTGCTTCAGGCGCGGCAGGAATTCGCACGATTCACCGCGATCCGTCTTGCCGAAGCCGCTCTGAAAACGGGTTTCATTTATGCGGCGATACTCTTCGGCGCGTTTTCCCTCGATGTCGTGTACGCGTCCTACGCGGCGGCACCGCTGCTCGTAGGATTTGCCGCTGTGTATTTCGTCACCTCCATGCGCGGCACGGTGGAATACGATTGGCGTGACGTCGGGACAGAGTTGTTCCGCTTCGCAAAGTGGCTGATGATTACGTCTTTCGCAACGATGTTTCTGATGCGTCTGGACGTGTTCATGGTTTCTCCCTTGCTCTCGGACATGCCGGATGAAGCCGGTTTGTATATCGCGGCAACCAAGCTCTGCACGCCGCTGATTGTGTTGGCCGGTTCCGTGTCCACGGTGTTCTTTCCGAAAGCGATGGAACTGCGCAGTACCGCCGACATGAAACGCTATCTGCTCCGCACGCTCGCGGTAAGCGTTCCCGTGACGGGAGTCGGACTGCTGTACCTCGTGACGCTCTCTGTCATGATTCCAGAGTGGTTCCCCGCATACGAGCCATCCCTGCCTCTCTTCGCGGTGCTCTTCATCGGTTATGCCTGGACTATCGTCGGCAATCCCGTCACCATGCTTATCCTGAGCATCAATCGGGCACGAGCCGCGACATGGATCGCGTTGGCGCAACTCGTTGTCACAACAGTGTCGCATTACTACTTCATCACCAGCATGGGCGCGATGGGTGCGGCGGTCAGCAGCGTGCTCGTCTGGTTCGCGGCGGGTGCGGTGACGATGTGGTATATCTGGGTGCATCGGTCCGAAATAGAAAACGTCGCGGCGGAGGGAAGCGCATGA